One genomic window of Micropterus dolomieu isolate WLL.071019.BEF.003 ecotype Adirondacks linkage group LG14, ASM2129224v1, whole genome shotgun sequence includes the following:
- the mettl9 gene encoding methyltransferase-like protein 9 isoform X1 produces the protein MCHLQLRTLIFVAWVFGYIAFLLSIRRMWSEKYVRSPLVRSLLMNMVNESEAAAMETQEWYQCSPDLLGQSVKPLFVQSHLDTDTKAFLKRSVEKSGWLFTQLYHSFVSTVLSPVVSRTSINGFLGRGSMFVFSAEQFQQLLRIGPEWSAERLLDLGAGDGGVTEVMGVHFREIYVTEVSLPMKWHLQRKNYNVLGIDEWQKTSFQYDVISCLNLLDRCDDPMHLLGDIRRSLVPRTGRLILAAVLPFQPYVEVGGRWQRPKEHLKIQGKTWEEQVTNLSNEVFQRAGFEVEAVTRLPYLCEGDMYNDYYVLDDAVFVLKASEDSSESAH, from the exons ATGTGTCATCTACAGCTGAGGACTTTGATTTTTGTAGCCTGGGTGTTCGGCTACATCGCCTTTCTGCTCTCCATCAGGAGGATGTGGTCGGAGAAGTACGTCCGTAGTCCACTCGTCCGTTCGCTGTTAATGAATATGGTGAACGAGAGCGAAGCGGCCGCGATGGAGACACAAGAG TGGTACCAGTGCAGCCCTGACCTGCTTGGACAATCAGTGAAACCCCTGTTTGTCCAGAGCCACCTGGACACAGACACCAAGGCCTTTTTAAAGCGGAGTGTGGAGAAGTCTGGCTGGCTGTTCACTCAGCTCTACCACTCATTTGTGTCTACAGTCCTCAGCCCTGTGGTCTCCCGCACTTCCATCAATGG GTTTCTGGGTCGTGGTTCTATGTTCGTGTTTTCGGCGGAGCAGTTCCAGCAGTTGCTCCGGATTGGCCCAGAGTGGAGTGCTGAGAGGCTCCTGGACCTCGGAGCTGGGGATGGAGGCGTCACAGAGGTGATGGGAGTCCATTTCAGAGAGATCTATGTAACGGAGGTCTCATTACCCATGAAATGGCATCTCCAGAGGAAGAATTACAA tGTGCTGGGTATAGATGAATGGCAGAAGACTAGTTTCCAGTATGATGTGATCAGCTGTCTGAACCTGCTGGACCGCTGTGACGATCCTATGCATCTCCTGGGGGACATCAGGCGGTCGCTAGTTCCCCGCACAGGGAGACTCATCCTGGCTGCAGTGCTTCCCTTCCAGCCGTATGTGGAAGTCG GAGGAAGATGGCAGCGTCCCAAAGAACACCTAAAAATACAAGGAAAAACATGGGAGGAGCAAGTAACCAACCTGTCCAATGAGGTTTTCCAAAGGGCGGGGTTTGAGGTGGAGGCTGTGACCCGGTTGCCATACCTCTGTGAAGGGGACATGTATAACGATTACTACGTACTCGATGATGCAGTGTTTGTTCTCAAGGCCTCAGAGGATAGTTCAGAGTCTGCTCACTGA
- the mettl9 gene encoding methyltransferase-like protein 9 isoform X2, with the protein MWSEKYVRSPLVRSLLMNMVNESEAAAMETQEWYQCSPDLLGQSVKPLFVQSHLDTDTKAFLKRSVEKSGWLFTQLYHSFVSTVLSPVVSRTSINGFLGRGSMFVFSAEQFQQLLRIGPEWSAERLLDLGAGDGGVTEVMGVHFREIYVTEVSLPMKWHLQRKNYNVLGIDEWQKTSFQYDVISCLNLLDRCDDPMHLLGDIRRSLVPRTGRLILAAVLPFQPYVEVGGRWQRPKEHLKIQGKTWEEQVTNLSNEVFQRAGFEVEAVTRLPYLCEGDMYNDYYVLDDAVFVLKASEDSSESAH; encoded by the exons ATGTGGTCGGAGAAGTACGTCCGTAGTCCACTCGTCCGTTCGCTGTTAATGAATATGGTGAACGAGAGCGAAGCGGCCGCGATGGAGACACAAGAG TGGTACCAGTGCAGCCCTGACCTGCTTGGACAATCAGTGAAACCCCTGTTTGTCCAGAGCCACCTGGACACAGACACCAAGGCCTTTTTAAAGCGGAGTGTGGAGAAGTCTGGCTGGCTGTTCACTCAGCTCTACCACTCATTTGTGTCTACAGTCCTCAGCCCTGTGGTCTCCCGCACTTCCATCAATGG GTTTCTGGGTCGTGGTTCTATGTTCGTGTTTTCGGCGGAGCAGTTCCAGCAGTTGCTCCGGATTGGCCCAGAGTGGAGTGCTGAGAGGCTCCTGGACCTCGGAGCTGGGGATGGAGGCGTCACAGAGGTGATGGGAGTCCATTTCAGAGAGATCTATGTAACGGAGGTCTCATTACCCATGAAATGGCATCTCCAGAGGAAGAATTACAA tGTGCTGGGTATAGATGAATGGCAGAAGACTAGTTTCCAGTATGATGTGATCAGCTGTCTGAACCTGCTGGACCGCTGTGACGATCCTATGCATCTCCTGGGGGACATCAGGCGGTCGCTAGTTCCCCGCACAGGGAGACTCATCCTGGCTGCAGTGCTTCCCTTCCAGCCGTATGTGGAAGTCG GAGGAAGATGGCAGCGTCCCAAAGAACACCTAAAAATACAAGGAAAAACATGGGAGGAGCAAGTAACCAACCTGTCCAATGAGGTTTTCCAAAGGGCGGGGTTTGAGGTGGAGGCTGTGACCCGGTTGCCATACCTCTGTGAAGGGGACATGTATAACGATTACTACGTACTCGATGATGCAGTGTTTGTTCTCAAGGCCTCAGAGGATAGTTCAGAGTCTGCTCACTGA
- the kdelr2b gene encoding ER lumen protein-retaining receptor 2b → MNIFRLTGDLSHLAAIIILLLKIWKTRSCAGISGKSQFLFALVFTTRYLDLLTSFISLYNTTMKIIYIGCAYATVYLIYLKFKATYDGNHDTFRVEFLVVPVGGLAFLVNHDFSPLEILWTFSIYLESVAILPQLFMISKTGEAETITTHYLFFLGLYRALYLINWIWRFYFEGFFDMIAIVAGVVQTILYCDFFYLYVTKVLKGKKLSLPA, encoded by the exons atgaacatttttagGCTAACCGGCGATCTCTCCCACCTAGCAGCCATCATCATCCTGCTGCTAAAAATATGGAAAACTAGGTCTTGTGCCG GTATTTCTGGGAAGAGTCAGTTCCTGTTTGCCTTGGTGTTTACCACTCGCTACCTGGACCTACTCAcctccttcatctctctctaCAACACCACCATGAAG ATCATTTACATTGGATGTGCGTACGCCACTGTGTACCTGATCTACCTGAAGTTCAAGGCGACTTACGATGGGAACCACGACACCTTCAGAGTGGAGTTCCTGGTTGTACCTGTTGGTGGCCTGGCTTTCCTGGTTAACCATGACTTCTCTCCGCTGGAG ATTCTGTGGACATTCTCCATCTACTTGGAGTCGGTGGCCATCCTGCCCCAGCTTTTCATGATCAGCAAGACTGGTGAGGCTGAGACTATCACCACGCACTACCTGTTCTTCCTGGGACTCTACAGAGCCCTCTACCTCATCAACTGGATATGGAGGTTCTACTTCGAGGGATTCTTTGACATGATCGCCATCGTTGCTGGGGTGGTGCAGACCATTCTCTACTGCGACTTCTTCTATTTGTATGTAACGAAAG TGCTGAAAGGAAAGAAGCTGAGTCTGCCAGCTTAA